ACGGTGACCCCGCTGGATCCGGGACCGGTGACGCGGTCCCGGGTCCGGCGCCTGTGCCGGCAGGGTCCACGACGCACAAGACCGCAGGTCAGCGGGTGGGCTGCCTGCGGTCTTGGTCTGCGCGCCTGTAGGGATTCGAACCCCAAACCTTCTGATCCGTAGTCAGATGCTCTATCCGTTGAGCTACAGGCGCCCGCCGCCCGACGTGCCGAGCGACTGGACGAGGATAGCCGACCCGGCCGACGGCTCCGAATCGACGTCCGTACGGAAGTCCGTCGCGCAGGGCGTCCCACACCGAGTCGGGTCTGCGTGAGCCCCGGTGGGACGCCCTGCGTCGACAGCCCACCAGAGCGTGGCCGGACCGACCACCCCCGAGAGTGTGGAATCGCGCCTCAGTCGTCGGCGGGGGGAGCAGCGACCTCGTGCCGGACCCGGTCGGGCCGGAAGCCGTGGTCGACGCCCCACAGCACCGCCTGGGTGCGGCTCTCGACACCGAGCTTCTGGTAGATCGTGCGCAGATAGCTCTTGACCGTGTTGAGGCCGAGGTAGGCACGGTCCCCCACCTGCTGGTTGCTCAGCCCCTGGCAGAGCAGGGCGAGCACCTCGGACTCCCGAGGGCTCAGCCCGTGCTCCTCACCCGGCCACGCGCCGAAGGCGCCCTCGGTCTCGTCCTCCCCCGGCGGCAGCACGGTCTCCCCGGCGTGCACCCGCTCGAGCACGTCGACCAGCTCCTCCCCCGACACGCCCTTGGACACGTACCCGGCCGCGCCGGCCCGGAGCGAGGCCTCGACCAGGTCGCGGTGCACGTTCCAGCTGAAGACGACGACCCGCGCGTCCGCAGTACCCAGGACGGCCGGGAGGTCGAGCGCCGCCCCCTGGGCCTGGCCGAAGGAGTCGTAGAGCACGACGTCCACCTGGGCCTTCACCGGCAACCCGCTGTCGAGCTCGACCACGCGAACGCGGTCGGGGAAGCGCTCCAGGATCCCGGCGATGCCCACGACGACGATCTCGTAGTCGTTGACGACCGCCACCCGTACCGGTGTCCCTGACATGCCCGCAGCATAGGCGCGGTCGGGATAGTCCCCGGACCTCGTGTCGCCGAGAGCCGCGTCGCGCGACAGGAGGTTCGGGGACTACCGGTTCTGGGGCCGGTGACCGACCGGCCAGCACCCCGTGCGACCCGGGTCACAGTCCGTAGATCGATCCAATATGTCCGCAGGGCGGACGCCGGTAGCGTCCCGCGCAATCTTCCAGGTCGCCGTCGACGACGCCGTGCGATGACCCGCGAGTGCGCGAGAGGGATCACCTGCATGACCACCACCATCAGCACCGACGCCCCCACCACCCACCAGGGCATCCTCGACTTCGTCGCCGAGGTCGCCGAGCTCACCCAGCCCGACCGGATCCACTGGTGCACCGGCTCCGACCAGGAGTGGGAGGAGCTGACCGCGGCCCTGGAGTCGACCGGCACCTTCACGCGACTCAACCCCGCCCTCAAGCCCAACAGCTTCCACGCCGCCTCCGACCCCACCGACGTGGCGCGGGTCGAGGACCGGACCTACATCTGCAGCGTCGACGAGAAGGACTGCGGGCCCACCAACAACTGGATGGCGCCCGAGGAGATGAAGCAGATCATGCGGGGGCTGTACGCCGGCTGCATGCGCGGCCGCACCATGTACGTCATCCCGTTCGTGATGGGCCACCTCGAGGCCGAGAAGCCGATGTTCGGGATCGAGCTCACCGACTCGGCGTACGTCACCGCGAGCATGCGCGTCATGGCACGGATGGGCAGCCACGTGCTCGACCGGATGACCGAGCTCGGCGCCGACTTCGTACCGGCCATCCACTCGGTCGGCATGCCGCTCGAGGAGGGCCAGGCCGACGTCGCGTGGCCCTGCAACGACACCAAGTACATCGTGCAGTTCCCCGAGGAGCGCGCGATCTGGTCCTTCGGCTCCGGCTACGGCGGCAACGCCCTGCTCGGCAAGAAGTGCTACGCACTGCGCATCGCCAGCGTGATGGCCCGCGACGAGGGCTGGCTCGCCGAGCACATGCTCATCCTCAAGCTCACCGCCCCGACCGGCACCGTGAAGTACGTCGCGGCCGCCTTCCCGAGCGCGTGCGGCAAGACCAACCTCGCGATGCTGCAGCCGACCATCCCCGGCTGGAAGGTCGAGACGCTCGGCGACGACATCGCCTGGATGCGGATCGGCGACGACGGGCGGCTCTGGGCGGTCAACCCCGAGTTCGGCCTCTTCGGCGTCGCGCCCGGCACCAACGAGCACACCAACCCCAACGCGATGAAGACCATCAACAAGGGCAACTCGGTCTTCACCAACGTCGCGCTGACCGAGGACGGCGACATCTGGTGGGAGGGCCTCGAGAACCCTCCCGCGCGGGCCACGAGCTGGAAGGGGCAGCCTTGGACCCCGGAGAGCGACGAGCTCTCCAGCCACGCGAACAGCCGCTACTGCACCCCGATCAAGCAGTGCGACATCCTCGCCGCCGAGTACGACGACCCGCGGGGCGTCCCGATCGACGCGATCCTCTTCGGCGGTCGCCGCAAGACGACCGTCCCGCTGGTCTTCGAGGCCCGCGACTGGACCCACGGCACCTTCCTCGGCGCGACGCTCTCCAGCGAGACGACGGCGGCCGCGGTCGGCCAGGTCGGCGTCGTACGACGTGACCCGATGGCGATGCTGCCCTTCATCGGCTACCACGCCGGCGACTACCTCGACCACTGGATCAGCATGGGCAAGGACCACGACGAGTCCCGGCTGCCGCGGATCTTCTACGTCAACTGGTTCCGCCGCGACGAGCAGGGCGACTTCCTGTGGCCTGGTTTCGGCGAGAACAGCCGCGTGCTCAAGTGGGTCGTCGAGCGCATCGACGGCCAGGCCGCAGCCGTGGAGACCCCGATCGGGCACGTGCCGGCTCCGGGGGCCCTCGACACCGACGGGCTCGACCTCGACGCCGCACGGCTCGAGGCCGCGCTCCGCGTCGACCCCGACGAGTGGGCCGAGGAGCTGCCGCAGATCCAGACGTGGTTCGAGACCTTCGGCGACCAGCTCCCGGCCGTGCTGTGGACCGAGCTCGACGGGCTCAGGGCGCGCCTGGGTCGGTGACACCCCCTATCCTTCCTGCAGGGCACGGGGGAGGAAGAGGGGTGGCAGTGCGCGAATTCGGTCCCGAGGACCGTGCTCTGTTCGAGTCGGTCGCGACCGCGCTCTACGAGGACGTCGTCGCCGAGGGCGGCATCGAGACCACGGACGCCCGGATCTCGGAGAAGTCCCCGGACCGGCCCGCCTTCGACCTGCTGGTCGAGCTCGGCATGGTCAGCCTCGACGAGACGTCGACCCGCTTCGTGGCCGTGGACCCCGCGACCGTGCAGTCGCGCATCATCGCGCCGCTCGGCAACGAGGGGTCGCGGCTGCTGCAGGAGTCGTCGAGCTGGGCGCGGGCCTTCGCCCCGGCCACCCAGGCGTGGCGGCGTGCCCCGGCGACCAGCCAGGGCTCGTTCATGGTGCTGCACGACGACGCCGACGAGGGCGGACGCTCGCGCATCGACTCCTACATCGCCGGCCTGGTGGCCGAGTGCGAGGAGGAGATGCTCACGGCGCAGCCGCAGGCCGGCCGCGACGCCGAGACGCTGGCGGCGGCCGCCGTACGGGACACCGAGATGCTCGAGCGCGGGACCAGGATGCGCACGCTCTACCAGCACAGCGCGCGACGCAGCCCGGTCACGGCCGACTACGTCGCCGCCGTCACCGAGCGCGGGGCCGAGGTCCGCACCCTCGACGAGTTCTTCAACCGGCTGATCGTCTTCGACCACCGGATCGCGGTGATCCCCGGCAAGCAGGAGGACCTCGACACCGCGATCGTGATCCGCGAGCCCTCCGTCGTCGACTACCTCGTCGACGTCTTCGAGCGGGCGTGGGAGCGCGGCCGTCCGTTCTCCAGCCGCGACACCGGGATGCTGCGCGACATCGCTGCCGAGCAGCGGGCGATGACGATCCGGATGCTGATCGAGGGCCACGCCGACCCGGTGAGCGCCAAGCGGCTCGGCGTCAGTCCCCGGACCTACGCCGGCTACGTCGCCGACCTCAAGCGCGAGTACGAGTCCGAGACCCGCTTCCAGCTCGGCTACACGATGGGAAGTCAGGGGATCTCCGGCCGCGAGCGCGGCCAGGACGAGGACTGAACCCTCCCCGGGACACGCACGAGGGCAGTGACGTGGTCACTGCCCTCGTGGGGTTGAGACGGGCCGGGGGTGGCTCCGGACCGAAATTCGTGGGGGACTCGGTCCTCGTCTCAAGTCTGTTCAGCTGTGCGTCAGGCGGAGCGGGTCACGGGATGGCGACCCGGCCTCCCTTGCCCCAGCTGCTGTCGGCGACGGCGG
This genomic interval from Nocardioides euryhalodurans contains the following:
- a CDS encoding response regulator transcription factor: MSGTPVRVAVVNDYEIVVVGIAGILERFPDRVRVVELDSGLPVKAQVDVVLYDSFGQAQGAALDLPAVLGTADARVVVFSWNVHRDLVEASLRAGAAGYVSKGVSGEELVDVLERVHAGETVLPPGEDETEGAFGAWPGEEHGLSPRESEVLALLCQGLSNQQVGDRAYLGLNTVKSYLRTIYQKLGVESRTQAVLWGVDHGFRPDRVRHEVAAPPADD
- a CDS encoding phosphoenolpyruvate carboxykinase (GTP); amino-acid sequence: MTTTISTDAPTTHQGILDFVAEVAELTQPDRIHWCTGSDQEWEELTAALESTGTFTRLNPALKPNSFHAASDPTDVARVEDRTYICSVDEKDCGPTNNWMAPEEMKQIMRGLYAGCMRGRTMYVIPFVMGHLEAEKPMFGIELTDSAYVTASMRVMARMGSHVLDRMTELGADFVPAIHSVGMPLEEGQADVAWPCNDTKYIVQFPEERAIWSFGSGYGGNALLGKKCYALRIASVMARDEGWLAEHMLILKLTAPTGTVKYVAAAFPSACGKTNLAMLQPTIPGWKVETLGDDIAWMRIGDDGRLWAVNPEFGLFGVAPGTNEHTNPNAMKTINKGNSVFTNVALTEDGDIWWEGLENPPARATSWKGQPWTPESDELSSHANSRYCTPIKQCDILAAEYDDPRGVPIDAILFGGRRKTTVPLVFEARDWTHGTFLGATLSSETTAAAVGQVGVVRRDPMAMLPFIGYHAGDYLDHWISMGKDHDESRLPRIFYVNWFRRDEQGDFLWPGFGENSRVLKWVVERIDGQAAAVETPIGHVPAPGALDTDGLDLDAARLEAALRVDPDEWAEELPQIQTWFETFGDQLPAVLWTELDGLRARLGR
- a CDS encoding LuxR family transcriptional regulator yields the protein MAVREFGPEDRALFESVATALYEDVVAEGGIETTDARISEKSPDRPAFDLLVELGMVSLDETSTRFVAVDPATVQSRIIAPLGNEGSRLLQESSSWARAFAPATQAWRRAPATSQGSFMVLHDDADEGGRSRIDSYIAGLVAECEEEMLTAQPQAGRDAETLAAAAVRDTEMLERGTRMRTLYQHSARRSPVTADYVAAVTERGAEVRTLDEFFNRLIVFDHRIAVIPGKQEDLDTAIVIREPSVVDYLVDVFERAWERGRPFSSRDTGMLRDIAAEQRAMTIRMLIEGHADPVSAKRLGVSPRTYAGYVADLKREYESETRFQLGYTMGSQGISGRERGQDED